Proteins from a genomic interval of Ptychodera flava strain L36383 chromosome 7, AS_Pfla_20210202, whole genome shotgun sequence:
- the LOC139136792 gene encoding uncharacterized protein isoform X3, with protein MPTLVLQWKLDSSRYFVIRLMDENELQQISGVQIWLRGHIGFLPPPLGSKIPTLTPPPGQAGLTQPQQPAQQTSHDLFAECLYPSSRQTIAASRSSNASSETVPH; from the exons ATGCCTACCCTGGTATTGCAGTGGAAGCTGGATTCCAGTAGATATTTTGTCATCAGACTAATGGATGAGAATG AACTGCAACAAATCAGTGGTGTACAAATTTGGCTGAGAGGGCACATTGGCTTTTTACCACCACCACTAGGCTCAAAAATACCAACTTTAACTCCACCACCAGGCCAAGCTGGACTGACTCAACCACAGCAGCCTGCTCAACAAACCAGCCATGATCTATTTG CTGAATGCCTGTATCCAAGTTCTCGGCAGACCATAGCTGCATCAAGATCTTCAAATGCATCATCAGAAACGGTGCCCCACTGA
- the LOC139136783 gene encoding uncharacterized protein yields MTGQRPKRCEMNHFFCNLHVLIGAATYCDKAMKQLEEVWREKYGKLGVEGLREFQDKTGQYSWKHTDSATQRLIRTVSDAVAPGGDQKSGCIGHFATYRSMHSVSSCQVVPFRANRFNVMFKCAAGTYYHHRHISQMFSDGYVKAGNKLLRAVQADVACRPLLAGARALGILHKHITEPYWEWIENDKLHIIEGVTPQVQQLQSLLTEWSDDATPLLSRDIPALFKLDDNTYVPVKKDSVFDALYQDVDSEVQTLTKQALEVCCSALTVLLERRFIDQLHGKYSIPDNVSDQTKEETSGMPKSNKRGENDSGYWAYVKQIKPSIGPMAAEGSVMYRCNDTAQWLDGLSDDHLNKVMRKARTERRNWMNRYKERQMATEKQKEELMKQQAKEQENKSKRKSDQLREWLEKINEHGGECKSAEDVDVFVQNLKTKTKQLSGLKAHINFCRETYRFDSEIAPLMKFSRMGKQLTVEELTSNLKLIIETIKAGGLKPVNEKDQDVSIASSSLPELTEEQQEEMTDMISRIKANFSKEAIGAS; encoded by the coding sequence ATGACAGGACAAAGGCCAAAAAGGTGTGAAATGAATCACTTTTTCTGTAATCTGCATGTGTTGATTGGAGCGGCAACGTATTGCGATAAAGCCATGAAGCAATTAGAGGAAGTATGGAGGGAAAAATATGGAAAGCTAGGAGTAGAGGGCCTGCGAGAATTTCAAGATAAAACAGGTCAATACTCATGGAAGCATACTGACTCTGCTACTCAGAGACTGATCAGGACTGTGTCTGATGCAGTAGCTCCTGGTGGAGACCAGAAAAGTGGTTGCATTGGCCACTTTGCGACATATAGATCCATGCATTCTGTCAGCAGCTGTCAAGTGGTGCCCTTCCGAGCCAACCGCTTCAATGTGATGTTTAAATGTGCCGCAGGTACCTACTATCATCATCGGCATATTTCACAGATGTTTTCAGATGGATATGTCAAAGCTGGAAACAAACTGCTTCGAGCAGTTCAGGCAGATGTTGCATGTCGACCACTGTTGGCTGGTGCTAGAGCCCTTGGAATCCTGCACAAGCACATCACTGAACCCTACTGGGAGTGGATCGAGAATGATAAGCTGCATATCATAGAGGGTGTAACTCCTCAAGTACAACAGTTGCAGAGTTTGTTAACTGAATGGAGTGATGATGCTACTCCACTGTTGTCCAGGGACATACCAGCACTCTTTAAACTGGATGACAATACCTATGTACCAGTCAAGAAAGACAGTGTATTTGATGCACTCTATCAAGATGTTGACTCTGAAGTACAAACTCTGACAAAGCAGGCTCTGGAAGTGTGTTGTAGTGCCTTGACTGTTCTTCTTGAAAGAAGATTCATAGACCAACTTCATGGCAAGTACAGCATCCCTGACAATGTTTCTGACCAAACGAAGGAAGaaaccagtggaatgccaaAATCTAACAAAAGAGGTGAAAATGACTCTGGCTATTGGGCCTatgtaaaacaaatcaaaccCTCCATTGGCCCAATGGCCGCAGAAGGATCAGTCATGTACAGATGTAATGATACAGCCCAGTGGCTTGATGGCCTGAGTGATGACCACCTTAACAAAGTCATGAGAAAAGCAAGAACAGAAAGAAGAAACTGGATGAATAGATATAAGGAGAGACAGATGGCAACCGAAAAGCAGAAAGAGGAACTCATGAAGCAGCAAGCCAAGGAACAAGAAAACAAGAGCAAAAGAAAGTCTGATCAACTGAGAGAGTGGCTTGAGAAAATTAATGAGCATGGAGGTGAATGCAAGTCAGCTGAGGATGTAGATGTCTTTGTCCAAaacctgaaaacaaaaacaaaacagttaAGTGGACTCAAGGCACACATCAACTTCTGTCGTGAAACCTACAGGTTTGACAGTGAGATTGCTCCGCTGATGAAATTCTCCAGAATGGGTAAACAGTTGACAGTTGAAGAGCTGACATCAAACCTGAAGCTAATCATTGAGACTATAAAAGCTGGAGGTCTGAAACCTGTAAACGAGAAAGATCAGGATGTTAGCattgcatcatcatcattgccaGAACTTACAGAAGAACAACAGGAAGAAATGACAGACATGATCAGTAGAATCAaggcaaatttctcaaaagaagCCATTGGCGCCTCCTAG